In a genomic window of Streptomyces roseoviridis:
- a CDS encoding response regulator transcription factor: MGVRLVVVDDHRLHAEALASALKLRGHRVLAAAAPVAGAAELVVSRAPEVCLLGTSAPAEPGTFDPVVRIKRERPQVAVVVLGPVPSPRGIAAAFAAGASGYVRHDERIEGVERALLKARAGEAAVAPQLVQAAFAELLDPAVQPDDEGQRLLRLLTPREAEVLVRVAEGEDTRVIAARMEIAPSTARTHVQRVLMKLGVGSRLEAAALAARTGLLDRVPVQRS, encoded by the coding sequence ATGGGCGTTCGGCTCGTGGTGGTCGACGACCACCGACTGCACGCGGAGGCGCTGGCCTCGGCGCTGAAGCTGCGCGGGCACCGGGTGCTCGCCGCGGCGGCGCCGGTGGCGGGCGCGGCGGAGCTGGTAGTGAGCCGTGCGCCGGAGGTCTGCCTGCTCGGGACGTCGGCACCGGCCGAACCGGGGACCTTCGACCCCGTCGTAAGGATCAAGCGGGAGCGGCCGCAGGTGGCGGTGGTGGTGCTCGGCCCGGTGCCCTCGCCGCGCGGGATCGCCGCCGCCTTCGCCGCGGGGGCCTCGGGATACGTCCGGCACGACGAGCGGATCGAGGGCGTCGAGCGGGCCCTGCTGAAGGCGCGGGCGGGCGAGGCGGCGGTGGCGCCGCAGCTGGTCCAGGCGGCCTTCGCGGAGCTGCTCGACCCGGCGGTGCAGCCGGACGACGAGGGGCAGCGGCTGCTGCGGCTGCTCACCCCGCGCGAGGCGGAGGTCCTGGTCCGGGTGGCGGAGGGCGAGGACACCCGGGTGATCGCGGCCCGGATGGAGATCGCGCCGAGCACGGCGCGCACGCACGTCCAGCGGGTGCTGATGAAGCTGGGCGTGGGCTCGCGTCTGGAGGCGGCGGCGCTCGCGGCGCGCACGGGGCTGCTCGACCGGGTGCCGGTGCAGCGCTCGTAA